A window of Stenotrophomonas indicatrix genomic DNA:
GATCGCCGCCGCCAGCGGCAAGGGCAGCCACTGCCCGGGTGCGGCGTCGATGACCTCGGCGGCTGCGTACAGATGACGCGCCATCGATTGCGCCAGCCCTGCGATGGTCGCCGTCAGTTCCAGCAGCAGGGCAATCACCAGTACGTCGGCAGGCAGCCTGCCCCAGGCGGCACGCAGCAGACCATGCAGACCCGAAGCATCCGGCAGGCGCCGCATCGCCATGCGCAGGCAATACAGCATCGGCACTGCGCCCAACGCCGCCAGCAACAGGCTGAGGACAATGGCGGGCCCCGCCTGTGCCGCCGTGTGCTGCCCGACCAGGGCGACAACGCTGCCGCCCAACAGCAGGGTCAGCGCCACCACCAGCAGATGGTCGGTGCCCAGCCTCCCGGGCTTCGCGCTGGCGTGCAGCGCGCCTCCGTTGTCACCGATCATTCAAAGCTCCCTTGATGTCGCCCAAGCGTGGTCGACAACAGGCTGGCAGCCTGACGCGGTAAGCGGAATCGGAATCTGCGCCATACGAACGATGATGTGACAGCTTGCACGCCGTGGTCGGCGCGAGCGGTCCAGCTACGACAGATTCACCACCATCAAGCAGGCTTGATGCAGGCGTTCACGACAGCGCAAAGGCGGGGCGCCCTTGAAACACCTGATGGCGACAGGCGGGGGCTCAGGCCAGCGGCGGCGGCAGGTGTGGAGCCACCAGCTGCAGGGTCCGCTGCAGCGCGCCGCGGCCATTGCTGACCAGCGTGCAACCGGCGCGGGCCATGTCTTCGCGCGCCTGCACGTCGTCGAGCAGGTGCAGCAGCAGATCACCCACCGCCTGCACGTCTTCGCCGATCAGCAGTGCACCGGCCTCGCGCATGCGCCGCGAGATCTCGGCGAAGTTGTGCAGATGCCGGCCGGTCACCGCTGCGGTGCCCATCGCTGCCGGTTCCAGCAGGTTGTGGCCGCCGATGGCCTGCAGGCTGCCACCGACGAAGGCCACCTGCGCACAGCCATAGAACGGCATCAGTTCGCCCAGCGTGTCGATGACGAAGACATCGCTACGCGCGTCCGGCCACTGCTGTGCGCGCCGCGTCGACACGTTCCAGCCCTGCTCGCGGGCCAGCGCCTCCACCTTGGGGAAGCGCTCCGGATGCCGCGGTGCCCACAGCAGCAGCAGGTCCGGATGCTGCTGGCGCAGGCGGCGGTGCAGGTCGATCACTGCCTGCTCTTCACCATCATGCGTGCTGGCCGCGATCCACACCGGGCGCGTGGCCGGCACATGGGCATGGAACTGTTCGATGAAGGGCTGCACGTCCGGCGTGGCGATGTCGAACTTCAGGTTGCCCAGTGCCTGCACCTGTTCCGGCGCCGCGCCCAGCTGCACGAACCGCGCAGCGTCATCCTGCGACTGTGCGGCCACGCAGGTGACCGTACGCAGCGCACGCCGGATCAACGCCGCCAGCACGCGGTAGCCGCGCAGCGATCGGGCCGACAGGCGCGCATTGAGGATGTACACCGGAATGCGACGGTCGCGGCAGCCGAACAGCATGTTCGGCCACAGCTCGGTTTCCAGGATCAGCGCCAGGCTGGGCTGGAAGTGCCCCAGGAAGCGGTTGACGCTGCCCGGCACGTCGTACGGCAGGTACACATGGTCCAGCGCATCGCCCCACAGCGCGCGCACCCGTTCCGAGCCGGTCGGGGTGATGGTGGTGATGACCCAGCGGATGTCCGGCCGCTGCGCGCGCAGCGCATTGACCAGCGGCGCAGCGGCGTTGACCTCGCCCACCGAGACCGCATGCAGCCAGACCCGGGGCTGGCCGCTGGGCTGCGGATAGGACGCATAGCGTTCATCCCAGCGCCGGAAGTATTCACGGACCCGGAAGCCGCGCCAGACCAGGTGGTACACGGTGATCGGCAGCAGGAGGTACAGCACGGCCGAGTACAGGCCACGCAGGATCCATTCGACAGGGTCTTTACGCATGCGGCAAGGATACGGGAGCCCCCCGGGAAAGACACGCGGCCGGGTTGGTAGAATGGCGGCATGTCCGATGCCACCACCGCCGTCCGTCCGTCGCTGCGTGATCCACGCAACTGGCCGATGTTTGCCGTCATGTTCACTGCCTTCGGGATCGCCCGGCTGCCGTGGACGCTGCAGCGCGTGCTGGGCCGCGGGGTCGGCTCGATCGCCTGGCGCCTGGCCGGCAGCCGCCGCCATGCCGCCGAGGTCAACCTCAAGCTGTGCTTCCCCGAGAAGGACGAGGCCTGGCGCAAGCGCCTGGTGCGCGACAGCTTCGACGCCTTGGGTGTGGGCATCTTCGAATGCGCGCGTTCCTGGTGGGGCAGCATCGACAGCATCCGTCCGCAGGTGCACATCGAAGGGCTGGAACATCTCAAGCAGATGCAGGCCGAAGGCCGCGGCGTGCTGCTGGTCTCGGGCCACTTCATGACCCTGGAGATGTGCGGCCGCCTGCTGTGCGACCACGTCGACCTGTCGGGCATGTACCGCAAGCACAAGAACCCGGTGTACGAGTGGGCGGTGAAGTTCGGCCGCCTGCGCTATGCCAAGGCGATGTACGCCAACGAGGACATCCGCGCGACGGTGCGCCACCTGAAAAAGGGCGGCTTCCTCTGGTACGCACCCGACCAGGACATGCGCGGCAAGGACACCGTGTTCGTGCCGTTCTTCGGCCACACTGCCTCCACCATCACCGCCACCCACCAGCTGGCGCGGATGACCGGTTGTGCGGTCATCCCCTACTTCCATCGCCGCGAAGGCGGGAAGTACTTCCTGAAGATCGGCGCGCCGCTGGAGAATTTCCCCAGCGAGGACGTCGAAGCCGATACCACGCGGGTCAACCAGGCCATCGAGCAGATGGTGCGCGAGGCACCGGACCAGTACCTGTGGATCCATCGCCGCTTCAAGCGCCAGCCCGGTGGGCGCAGCGATTTCTACAAGTGACGGGTGGCAGGGAAGGAACGTCCCATCCACGCATGGCGTGGATCTACTGGGAATGCCGATCAGTAGATCCACGCCATGCGTGGATGTTCTCTCTTCCGATGCCGGAATCTACAACGGCCAACGACACCAGGCGTGAGGGTAGTCCCCCAGCCCACCAGCCAATCCGGCCCGCACCGGATTGCCCAGGATGTACATCGCCTTGTCATGAAGGGATTCATCGGTACGCACCGCATGGTCGTGATAGCCGTGCTGCCAGAGCGGCCCTTTTCGTCCCGATATCCGGTTCAGCTGCCGGCTGCTGCGTGATTTCAGCAATGCCATGCACTGGGCCAGCGTTCCCTTCTGCAGCTCCATCAACCAGTGCAGGTGGTCGGGCATCACCACCCAGGCGAGGCTGTGGCTGATGCCGCTGCGTTCGACGAAGCGCAGCGCGTCCACCAGCACAGCGACATTGCCTGCGTCGGAGAAGAATGGCTCCCGGCCGTGTGTTGTCGCGGTCAGGGAATAGACATTTCCCGTGCGGGAGTAGCGACCGTAGCGGAGTCTGGGGCTTGCCATGGGGACAGACTGCGGTTTGCCCGGTCATCCTTGCATTGGCGGACCACCCTGCGGCCAGTCGGGAAAAGCCGCGACACCGGCCAATGTTCATGGGAAAGCCCATCCACGCATGGCGTGGATCTACTGCTCCCCCGCCAGACACGTCCCCGGAGATCCACGCCATGCGTGGATACGACCAGCCACCCCGCACAATCCAGTAGATCCACGCCATGCGTGGATAGGGCCCAACCCGCACACGCAAGTAGATCCACGCCATGCGTGGACGAGACGTTCCCCAACCCCGCGCGATTCAGTAGATCCACGCCATGCGTGGATGCGGAAATTACCCGGCGCCCGGCTGATCGTCCGGTTCGCGCGCCAGCAACGTGCCGACGAACAGCGCGGCGAGCAGGACGGTCAAGCCGCCCCAGAACGCGGAATAGAACGCCAGGTGCGTATTGAGCGGGAACACGGTGACCGCCAGTGCCAGCATTGCCGGGCGTGCACGTTCGCGCGCCGGGG
This region includes:
- the waaA gene encoding lipid IV(A) 3-deoxy-D-manno-octulosonic acid transferase, giving the protein MRKDPVEWILRGLYSAVLYLLLPITVYHLVWRGFRVREYFRRWDERYASYPQPSGQPRVWLHAVSVGEVNAAAPLVNALRAQRPDIRWVITTITPTGSERVRALWGDALDHVYLPYDVPGSVNRFLGHFQPSLALILETELWPNMLFGCRDRRIPVYILNARLSARSLRGYRVLAALIRRALRTVTCVAAQSQDDAARFVQLGAAPEQVQALGNLKFDIATPDVQPFIEQFHAHVPATRPVWIAASTHDGEEQAVIDLHRRLRQQHPDLLLLWAPRHPERFPKVEALAREQGWNVSTRRAQQWPDARSDVFVIDTLGELMPFYGCAQVAFVGGSLQAIGGHNLLEPAAMGTAAVTGRHLHNFAEISRRMREAGALLIGEDVQAVGDLLLHLLDDVQAREDMARAGCTLVSNGRGALQRTLQLVAPHLPPPLA
- a CDS encoding LpxL/LpxP family Kdo(2)-lipid IV(A) lauroyl/palmitoleoyl acyltransferase; translation: MSDATTAVRPSLRDPRNWPMFAVMFTAFGIARLPWTLQRVLGRGVGSIAWRLAGSRRHAAEVNLKLCFPEKDEAWRKRLVRDSFDALGVGIFECARSWWGSIDSIRPQVHIEGLEHLKQMQAEGRGVLLVSGHFMTLEMCGRLLCDHVDLSGMYRKHKNPVYEWAVKFGRLRYAKAMYANEDIRATVRHLKKGGFLWYAPDQDMRGKDTVFVPFFGHTASTITATHQLARMTGCAVIPYFHRREGGKYFLKIGAPLENFPSEDVEADTTRVNQAIEQMVREAPDQYLWIHRRFKRQPGGRSDFYK
- a CDS encoding REP-associated tyrosine transposase, which codes for MASPRLRYGRYSRTGNVYSLTATTHGREPFFSDAGNVAVLVDALRFVERSGISHSLAWVVMPDHLHWLMELQKGTLAQCMALLKSRSSRQLNRISGRKGPLWQHGYHDHAVRTDESLHDKAMYILGNPVRAGLAGGLGDYPHAWCRWPL